From a region of the Dictyostelium discoideum AX4 chromosome 2 chromosome, whole genome shotgun sequence genome:
- the nek3 gene encoding NEK family protein kinase — MDKYEEIKTIGKGSFGRAILVKRKSDGLLLVLKEINVMEMQPKERSDAMNEVNLLSMLDHENIIGYYDSFILNGCLYIIMEYANAGDINLEIKKRTLQNKTFSEFEILSWFSQICKALQYISSRNILHRDLKTQNIFLSIVNGDYFIKLGDFGIAKILNSETSLASTVLGTPYYLSPELIQNEKGYDHKSDIWSLGCVLYELTTLKHAFNAANLPALVLKILKGTYPPIPSHYSNDLRNLISSMLQIDPKNRPSVNDILELPFINQYLGIPLKPFDSNLNENNNDSLNISNNSSGSNNSASNNISSSTEVKDQKFQNIPLAMARNINNNNNNNNNNNNNNNNNNNNNNNNNNNNNNNNNNNNNNNNKSNVDDVNSSSTTTTSSSIVKSKVNTTVSPPLSPKKPITTTTTKTTSLKTTPSIKPTLVKTPTIKSSLVKTPLSKTPISGTKNPTTSKITPSIKTPLPKAPISSKTPTRLVSKPTTPKITTPKSTSTMITPKRTTTTTTTPTPTTATTTPKKSSLSSSSSSSVKPPPPTTTTTTPSKDRSSVNTINKPMASNLSSQISSSSSSSSSSNSQFRPTTPSKERMSPTSTSTKSPTNPSPTLSSSSSLPKSSLKSDSLCTSPPRFSNTTGSSGGIGVSGNGNSNVNSTVLNRSVSSLSIQHKPTNSGSSSISSSSSGNNSNSNTTTNNNTTSTTPIRPGLKSTKSMLELSTPTSISTSNKSTTTTPTSSRSNTPSTGRLSLTTSIPRPPSSNGSNTGSSSSTTTTPTKISTTSSSSSLNKLTTPIKSSTTTSTTASTNSQTIKKSITPIKVTSQQVDSTISNIKNNIVIGNSVSTKTNISVISHLSPSIKPLPTQSIITQLPTSASTASTASTTNTTLTSGTNTMTTKKRTDFKLDDLGHRSKLNSVKLSSKSSSPIKTSSSSSSSSSSSSSITDKKSINRVKLNNLKEKNKEIINNIKISSTIPKPSNINSSSSSAFSDLNSSGSSSLNNSLTSSSSSIITNQNNQNNQNNQNNQNNQNNLKIINELILQNNLNNSISKENLDDKRLHSRANALRHFCSSIFGEDKFKETYNLLKSQSPSTSNNEIVDIASIENQLSQLIGDKIYYLKYLQQLIYCESQI, encoded by the exons atggATAAAtatgaagaaattaaaaccatAGGTAAAGGTTCATTTGGTAGAGCGATTTTAGTTAAAAGGAAATCAGATGGtcttttattagttttaaaagaaataaatgtTATGGAAATGCAACCAAAAGAAAGAAGCGATGCTATGAATGaagttaatttattatcaatgttAGA tcatgaaaatataattggATATTATGAtagttttatattaaatggttgtttatatattataatgGAATATGCAAATGCAGGTGACATTAATTTAGAGATTAAAAAGAGGacattacaaaataaaacattttcagaatttgaaatattatcatGGTTTTCACAGATTTGTAAAGCACTTCAGTATATATCAAGTAGGAATATTTTACATAGGGATTTAAAGACACAAAATATATTTCTATCAATTGTAAATGGTGATTACTTTATAAAATTGGGTGATTTTGGTATTgcgaaaattttaaattcagaAACTAGTTTAGCGTCAACTGTATTGGGTACACCATATTACCTATCACCTGAACTAATTCAAAATGAGAAAGGTTACGATCACAAATCCGATATTTGGAGTTTAGGTTGTGTTTTATATGAATTGACAACTTTAAAACATGCTTTCAACGCCGCCAATTTACCTGCATTggttttaaagattttaaaaggTACTTATCCACCAATACCATCGCattattcaaatgatttaagaAATTTAATATCTTCAATGCTTCAAATAGATCCAAAGAATAGACCATCTGTAAATGATATATTGGAATTACCttttataaatcaatatttaggTATACCTTTAAAACCTTTTGACTCAAAtcttaatgaaaataataatgattctttaaatatttcaaataattcaagtggaagtaataatagtgcttctaataatatttcatcatcaactgAAGTTAAAGatcaaaaatttcaaaatatacCTTTAGCAATGGcaagaaatattaataataataataataataataataataataataataataataataataataataataataataataataataataataataataataataataataataataataataataataataataaatcaaatgtaGATGATGTTAATTCTTCatctactactactactagtAGCAGTATTGTTAAATCGAAAGTAAATACAACAgtatcaccaccattatcaccaaagaaaccaataacaacaacaacaacaaaaacaacaagtttaaaaacaacaccatcaattAAACCAACTTTAGTTAAAACACCAACTATTAAATCATCTTTGGTCAAAACACCATTATCAAAAACTCCAATTAGTGGAACAAAGAATCCAACAACTTCAAAAATAACGCCATCAATTAAAACACCTTTACCAAAAGCTCCAATTTCATCTAAAACACCAACTCGTTTAGTTAGTAAACCGACAACACCAAAAATAACTACACcaaaatcaacatcaactaTGATAACACCAAAAagaacaactacaactacaaccacaccaactccaacaacagcaacaactacacctaaaaaatcatcattatcatcttcctcttcatcatcagttaaaccaccaccaccaacaacaacaacaacaacaccatctAAAGATAGATCATCTGtaaatacaattaataaaccaatGGCATCAAATTTATCTTCACAAATatcttcatcatcgtcatcgtcGTCGTCGTCAAACTCACAATTTAGACCAACTACTCCATCAAAAGAAAGAATGTCACCTACATCTACATCTACAAAATCACCAACTAATCCATCGCCAACTTTatcatcctcttcatcaTTACCAAAATCATCTTTGAAATCGGATAGTTTATGTACATCACCACCAAGATTTTCAAATACTAcaggtagtagtggtggtattgGAGTaagtggtaatggtaatagtaatgTTAATAGTACAGTATTAAATAGATCAGTTTCGTCTTTAAGTATTCAACATAAACCAACgaatagtggtagtagtagtattagtagtagtagtagtggtaacaatagtaatagtaatactactactaataacaacacaacttcaacaacaccTATAAGACCAGGACTAAAAAGTACAAAATCAATGCTTGAATTATCAACACCAACTTCAATTAGTACTTCAAATAAAAGtacaactacaacaccaACTTCGAGTAGGTCAAATACGCCATCAACAGGTAGATTATCATTAACTACTTCAATCCCAAGACCACCTTCCAGTAATGGTAGTAATACaggttcatcatcatcaacaacaacaacaccaactaaAATTTCAactacatcatcatcatcatcattaaataaattaactacaccaattaaatcatcaacaacaacttcaacaacagcTTCAACCAATTcacaaacaataaaaaaaagtataacaCCAATTAAAGTGACATCACAACAAGTGGATTctacaatttcaaatattaaaaataatatcgtAATTGGAAATAGTGTTTCCACTAAAACAAATATCTCTGTTATTTCTCATTTATCACCATCAATTAAACCATTACCTACTCAATCAATAATAACACAATTACCAACATCAGCATCCACAGCATCCACAGCATCAACAACCAATACAACTTTAACAAGTGGTACTAATACAATGACAACTAAAAAAAGAACCGATTTTAAATTGGATGATTTAGGACATAGaagtaaattaaattctgTTAAATTATCAAGTAAATCCTCTTCTCCAATcaaaacatcatcatcatcatcatcatcatcatcatcatcatcatctattACTGAtaaaaaatctataaatagagtgaaattaaataatttaaaagaaaaaaacaaagaaataattaataatataaaaattagtaGTACTATTCCTAAACCtagtaatataaatagtagtagtagttcaGCGTTTAGTGATTtaaatagtagtggtagttcaagtttaaataatagtttaacaagtagtagtagttcaATTATAactaatcaaaataatcaaaataatcaaaataatcaaaataatcaaaataatcaaaataatttaaaaattataaatgaattaatattacaaaataatttaaataattcaatttcaaaagagAATTTAGATGATAAGAGATTACATAGTCGTGCAAATGCTTTAAGACATTTTTGTTCTTCAATTTTTGGTGaggataaatttaaagaaacttATAATCTATTAAAGAGTCAATCACCCTCAACTTCAAACAATGAAATAGTTGATATTGCAAGCATTGAGAATCAATTATCTCAATTGATTGgtgataaaatttattatttaaaatatttacaacAACTTATTTATTGTGAGtcccaaatttaa